The proteins below are encoded in one region of candidate division WOR-3 bacterium:
- the asnS gene encoding asparagine--tRNA ligase, translating to MDTVIERIGTSTGQEVTLTGWVYNKRSSGKVRFVILRDGTGIIQCVFLKNQVPEAAFELADSVTQESSVAISGTVREEKRAPGGYELTATNLKLIQIAEPYPITPKEHGIEFLMEHRHLWLRSARQNAVLRIRSEIVKAMRDYLDENGFILGDTPILTPAAGEGTTTLFPVDYYGEQVYLAQTGQLYNEAIAASVRKTYCFGPTFRAEKSKTRRHLMEFWMLEPEVAFLDLAGDMTLAEELVAYTVQRVLAKRQPELAVLERDLTKLEAVKVPFHRISYKEAIELLQSKGKEVKLGDDFGGDEETLLGESFDRPVMIHHYPAAIKAFYMKRDSADPSLAQCFDMIASEGYGEIVGGSEREDDLKEMEKRIEENRLPLQAYGWYLDVRRYGSFPHSGFGLGLERTVSWICGLKHIRETIPFPRMLEKVYP from the coding sequence GTGGATACAGTGATAGAGCGAATCGGCACCTCAACCGGCCAGGAAGTGACTCTCACCGGCTGGGTCTACAACAAGCGGTCTTCGGGCAAGGTCAGGTTCGTGATTCTGCGCGACGGAACCGGCATCATCCAGTGCGTATTCCTCAAGAACCAGGTGCCGGAGGCGGCCTTCGAACTGGCCGACTCGGTTACGCAGGAATCATCAGTTGCGATCTCAGGCACGGTGCGCGAGGAGAAACGTGCTCCTGGCGGGTACGAGCTGACCGCCACGAACTTGAAACTCATCCAGATTGCCGAACCGTACCCGATCACGCCCAAGGAACACGGGATCGAGTTCCTGATGGAACATCGTCACCTTTGGCTGCGCTCGGCCCGGCAGAACGCCGTTCTCCGCATCCGCTCCGAAATCGTCAAGGCGATGCGCGACTACCTCGACGAGAACGGGTTCATACTCGGAGATACGCCCATCCTGACCCCGGCCGCTGGCGAAGGCACCACCACGCTCTTTCCGGTGGACTACTACGGCGAGCAGGTCTACCTGGCGCAGACCGGCCAGCTCTACAACGAGGCGATTGCCGCTTCGGTGCGCAAGACATACTGCTTCGGCCCGACCTTCCGCGCCGAGAAGTCGAAGACCCGCCGCCACCTGATGGAGTTTTGGATGCTCGAGCCCGAGGTCGCATTCCTCGACCTCGCCGGCGACATGACATTGGCCGAAGAGCTGGTCGCCTACACGGTACAGCGCGTGCTCGCAAAGCGCCAGCCCGAACTGGCCGTACTCGAACGTGACCTTACTAAGCTGGAGGCGGTCAAGGTGCCATTCCACCGCATCTCCTACAAGGAGGCGATTGAACTGCTCCAGTCCAAGGGGAAGGAAGTCAAGCTCGGCGACGACTTCGGCGGCGACGAGGAAACCCTGCTGGGCGAGTCGTTCGACCGGCCGGTGATGATCCACCACTATCCGGCGGCAATCAAGGCCTTCTACATGAAACGGGACTCTGCAGACCCGTCGCTGGCCCAGTGCTTTGACATGATTGCCTCGGAAGGCTACGGTGAGATTGTCGGCGGATCCGAGCGGGAGGACGACCTCAAGGAGATGGAGAAGCGTATCGAAGAGAACCGACTTCCCCTCCAGGCCTACGGTTGGTACCTGGACGTACGCCGTTACGGTTCCTTCCCTCATTCAGGATTCGGGCTCGGGCTGGAACGCACTGTGTCCTGGATTTGCGGTCTCAAGCACATCCGCGAAACGATACCGTTTCCGCGGATGCTGGAGAAGGTGTACCCGTAA
- a CDS encoding ABC transporter permease, which produces MSPLLAPVDYLAFLARCLVGSWDLRRTWPRFIAQLSMHGVGALPVVIVTSIFIGLTTAVQTTYQLMGVVPKYFVGMGVGRLVLIELAPVLTGFIVAGRSASAIAAELGAMRVSEQIDALDVMGVDPYRYLCLPRILATTIGLPVLVVVTEVVAVFTALYISSSMLNVPAASFTYGVTHFFMLRDFTGGIVKAVLFGLLIGNSGCYYGFGVHGGAEAVGQATTRAVVLSAVLILLVDFVIAFFFFRI; this is translated from the coding sequence GTGAGCCCTTTGCTTGCGCCAGTCGACTATCTTGCATTCCTGGCAAGGTGTTTGGTGGGTTCGTGGGATCTGCGGCGTACCTGGCCTCGGTTCATCGCTCAGCTGTCGATGCACGGTGTCGGAGCGCTGCCGGTCGTCATAGTCACTTCCATCTTCATTGGTCTGACAACCGCGGTCCAGACCACCTATCAGCTGATGGGCGTGGTGCCCAAGTACTTCGTCGGTATGGGTGTGGGCCGACTGGTGCTGATCGAGCTGGCCCCGGTCCTGACCGGGTTCATAGTCGCCGGTCGCTCGGCCTCGGCCATCGCCGCGGAGCTGGGTGCAATGCGCGTATCCGAGCAGATTGATGCGCTCGACGTCATGGGAGTGGATCCGTACCGCTACCTGTGCCTGCCGAGGATCCTCGCGACGACTATCGGCCTGCCCGTGTTGGTGGTCGTGACCGAAGTCGTGGCTGTGTTCACCGCCCTCTACATCTCGTCGAGCATGCTCAACGTGCCGGCTGCTTCATTCACGTACGGCGTCACGCACTTCTTCATGCTGCGTGACTTCACCGGCGGTATCGTGAAGGCCGTCCTGTTCGGCCTCCTCATCGGTAACAGCGGCTGCTACTACGGGTTCGGCGTTCACGGCGGGGCCGAGGCAGTGGGACAGGCAACGACCCGCGCGGTCGTTCTGTCCGCAGTGCTGATTCTACTGGTTGACTTCGTCATTGCGTTCTTCTTCTTCAGAATATGA
- a CDS encoding ATP-binding cassette domain-containing protein — MIRVEAVSKRFRERVVLDHVSLDVSDGATTVILGPSGIGKTVLLKIMAGLVRPDEGRVFHDGRRVHFGRFADKQEPSGGLGYVFQGGALFDSLTVAENVALVLEETTRLAQTEICERTDAALRRVGMVEHSGLYPRALSGGMTRLVAIARALVGDPRCVFFDEPTTGLDPAVRERVYQMMTELRERSDRSLVVVTHDLEAAGLLADCTYMLRAGKLVRADSVRKEHYEQAHS; from the coding sequence ATGATCCGAGTCGAGGCGGTCAGCAAGCGTTTCAGGGAGAGAGTCGTGCTCGATCATGTGAGCCTCGACGTCTCGGACGGTGCCACGACCGTGATTCTCGGTCCGTCAGGTATCGGCAAGACCGTGCTGTTGAAGATAATGGCCGGCTTGGTGAGGCCGGATGAGGGGCGCGTCTTCCACGACGGCCGCCGTGTTCACTTCGGGCGGTTCGCGGACAAGCAGGAACCGAGCGGCGGGCTAGGGTACGTGTTCCAGGGCGGGGCGCTGTTTGATTCACTGACCGTGGCCGAGAACGTGGCCCTGGTTCTTGAGGAGACTACTCGACTGGCCCAGACGGAAATCTGTGAACGGACCGATGCGGCTTTGCGGCGTGTGGGCATGGTCGAACACTCAGGTCTCTATCCGCGAGCCCTCTCCGGTGGAATGACGCGGCTCGTGGCCATCGCGCGCGCGCTGGTCGGGGATCCGCGCTGCGTCTTCTTCGATGAGCCCACTACCGGACTGGATCCGGCAGTACGTGAGCGGGTCTACCAGATGATGACCGAGCTTCGCGAGCGCAGCGACCGCTCTCTGGTAGTGGTTACGCATGACCTTGAAGCCGCAGGCCTGCTTGCCGACTGCACGTACATGCTCCGCGCCGGCAAGCTGGTTCGGGCAGACAGCGTGAGAAAGGAACATTATGAGCAGGCGCATTCGTGA
- a CDS encoding MCE family protein: protein MSRRIRDVVVASFVLGGIGLAVFSYFWFSGRLTGRGRNIYTVKFRDIAGLRIGDPVQVLGIEKGRVTKIYLASNHVEVQVLLDRDYQPALDTRFAIRSVSYLGGDRYLMVTPGDSGAAAPNHVFRGVNESLELETTFLKLDRLLAELNPTELSRALSKSASDLVGTIRTELATVTGDFTNTAGNLSRLAARLDTFVQLVDASSTAGKLVRSDSLYEEVRQTNIELHDLIADIRAHPDKYVKVKFSLFK from the coding sequence ATGAGCAGGCGCATTCGTGACGTGGTTGTGGCGTCATTCGTTCTAGGCGGCATCGGGCTCGCGGTCTTCTCCTACTTCTGGTTCTCCGGCCGACTCACCGGACGCGGCCGCAACATCTATACCGTCAAGTTTCGTGACATTGCCGGGCTTAGGATCGGAGACCCGGTGCAGGTTCTCGGCATCGAGAAGGGAAGAGTGACCAAGATCTACCTCGCCAGTAACCACGTTGAAGTCCAGGTCCTTCTGGACCGTGACTACCAGCCTGCGCTGGATACGCGGTTCGCGATCCGTTCGGTCAGCTACCTCGGTGGGGACCGCTACCTTATGGTCACGCCGGGTGACTCGGGTGCGGCCGCACCGAACCACGTGTTCCGGGGAGTGAATGAATCGCTCGAACTGGAGACGACATTCCTCAAACTCGACCGACTTCTGGCCGAGCTCAACCCGACCGAACTGAGCCGCGCCCTGAGCAAATCGGCCAGCGACCTTGTCGGCACCATCCGTACCGAACTCGCAACTGTCACAGGTGACTTCACAAACACGGCGGGCAATCTGAGTCGGCTCGCGGCCCGGCTCGACACTTTCGTTCAGCTGGTCGACGCAAGTTCGACCGCAGGCAAGCTCGTGCGCTCCGACTCGCTATACGAAGAAGTCCGCCAGACCAACATCGAGCTGCATGACCTGATTGCTGACATAAGGGCCCATCCCGACAAGTACGTGAAGGTGAAGTTCAGCCTGTTCAAGTAG
- a CDS encoding MBL fold metallo-hydrolase — MVILGSGGARIVVAKQLRASGGIWFSLGGTRFLLDPGPGSLVRMTGSRHHLNPTELSGILLSHRHLDHSGDVNNMIEAMTMGGTEPRGALFAPSDALVGDDPVVLKYVRPFLERTVTIEEGGSYELGSVRFICPVRHQHRGEVYGFRFSVDRAQKSEVRVQNAEVRTSGQPLDPSISRSLDPFLTISYIADTRYFPELAEHYRADVLIMNVVRPQPSGLDHLHAPDAEELVKAIRPKLALLTHFGMRMLAAKPWVVAREMSERTGCKVVAAADGMLIDLEPLKATIPNS, encoded by the coding sequence ATGGTCATACTTGGCTCGGGCGGAGCCAGGATTGTTGTCGCCAAGCAGTTGCGGGCCTCGGGTGGCATCTGGTTCTCGCTTGGGGGAACGCGTTTCCTTTTGGATCCGGGGCCGGGTTCGCTGGTGCGGATGACCGGCTCTCGCCACCACCTCAACCCGACGGAGCTGTCGGGCATACTCCTTTCTCATCGCCATCTCGATCACTCCGGAGACGTGAACAACATGATCGAGGCAATGACGATGGGCGGGACCGAGCCGCGCGGAGCCTTGTTCGCGCCTTCGGATGCGCTTGTTGGTGACGATCCGGTCGTGCTCAAGTACGTGCGGCCGTTCCTCGAGAGGACGGTCACAATCGAGGAGGGCGGTTCGTACGAACTGGGCAGTGTCAGGTTCATCTGTCCGGTTAGGCATCAGCACCGGGGCGAAGTGTACGGGTTCAGGTTCAGCGTCGACCGAGCTCAGAAGTCAGAAGTCAGAGTGCAGAATGCAGAAGTGAGGACGAGCGGTCAGCCACTTGATCCCTCGATCTCTCGATCCCTTGATCCCTTCCTCACCATTTCGTACATCGCGGATACGAGGTACTTTCCCGAGCTCGCCGAGCACTACAGGGCCGACGTTTTGATCATGAACGTGGTGCGGCCTCAGCCGTCGGGTCTCGACCACCTGCACGCACCTGACGCAGAGGAACTGGTCAAGGCAATACGACCGAAACTGGCCCTGCTCACTCACTTCGGGATGCGGATGCTGGCTGCCAAACCGTGGGTCGTCGCGCGGGAGATGAGTGAGAGGACCGGGTGCAAGGTGGTGGCGGCGGCGGACGGAATGCTGATAGACCTTGAGCCGCTCAAGGCTACAATTCCCAACTCCTAA
- the mutL gene encoding DNA mismatch repair endonuclease MutL, protein MSERRRVKLLPEETVRRIAAGEVIVRPANAIKELIENSLDAGSTEIRIEVKQGGKNLIKVSDNGCGMTRDDVRLAVARHATSKLNTAEDLTRITTYGFRGEALASIGAVTRLTIETNADEAGPGTQVEVEGGETKGINEIARPRGTTITSRMLFFNLPVRRAFMKSDNYESRLVVEAVRNYAIAFPTVGFTLISNDREVMRLGLAASVKDRIKALFEKRVVERLVEMKIDNPLLSLTGFLAEPTRSRSFYEVQAIFMNKRPVRNPTVVRAVYEGYGPVLTGNNPDFVLFIETDPSRLDVNLHPTKQEIRFADERFLFDFVSEAVRQGLGIQRGKETADADFLYQRGFVPEDAAPQEFWQLHNTYILAQVTSGYVIVDQHAAHERILFEEVMKGREDVAPQGLLFPITLELTAEEFEAYERAKDRLAKMGVEVAPYSGRTVAVETVPAGSFMGREEVQELFANLAKVKPGDAGFGTELAKVIACKGAVKAGQRLTTPEMESIINRLFACKEPYFCPHGRPAIIKITVGELERRFGRT, encoded by the coding sequence GTGAGTGAGCGCAGGCGGGTTAAGCTGCTGCCCGAGGAAACGGTGAGGCGGATTGCGGCGGGAGAGGTGATTGTCCGGCCGGCCAATGCCATCAAGGAACTGATTGAGAATTCGCTGGATGCAGGATCAACCGAAATCCGGATTGAGGTGAAGCAGGGCGGAAAGAACCTGATCAAGGTCAGTGACAACGGCTGCGGGATGACGCGCGATGACGTCAGGCTGGCAGTCGCGCGGCATGCCACCAGCAAGCTGAACACTGCCGAGGACCTGACGCGGATTACCACCTACGGTTTCCGCGGCGAGGCGCTGGCTTCCATCGGTGCGGTCACGCGACTGACCATCGAGACGAACGCGGACGAGGCCGGTCCGGGAACGCAGGTCGAGGTCGAGGGCGGGGAGACAAAGGGCATCAACGAGATTGCCCGGCCGCGCGGCACTACCATCACTTCCCGGATGCTCTTCTTCAACCTGCCGGTGCGCCGGGCGTTCATGAAGTCGGACAACTATGAGTCTCGGTTGGTCGTGGAGGCGGTGCGCAACTACGCGATTGCCTTTCCCACGGTCGGGTTCACGCTGATATCAAACGACCGCGAGGTGATGCGCCTCGGCCTGGCCGCGAGCGTGAAGGATCGCATCAAGGCGCTGTTCGAGAAGCGGGTGGTCGAGCGCCTGGTCGAGATGAAGATCGATAACCCGCTGCTCTCGCTCACCGGGTTCCTCGCCGAGCCGACCCGGTCGCGCAGCTTCTACGAGGTGCAGGCGATATTCATGAACAAGCGCCCGGTGCGGAATCCGACCGTTGTGCGCGCGGTGTACGAAGGCTACGGTCCGGTGCTTACCGGCAACAACCCGGACTTCGTGCTCTTCATTGAGACCGACCCATCGAGGCTCGACGTGAATCTGCACCCGACCAAGCAGGAGATCAGGTTCGCGGACGAACGATTCCTGTTCGATTTCGTATCCGAGGCGGTCAGGCAGGGACTCGGAATCCAGCGTGGCAAGGAGACCGCGGATGCCGACTTCCTCTACCAGCGAGGATTCGTGCCCGAGGACGCGGCGCCCCAGGAGTTCTGGCAACTGCACAACACCTACATCCTCGCGCAGGTGACCTCCGGGTACGTGATAGTGGACCAGCATGCTGCCCACGAGCGGATCTTGTTCGAAGAGGTGATGAAGGGCCGGGAAGACGTCGCGCCGCAAGGGCTCCTGTTCCCGATCACCCTCGAACTCACGGCAGAGGAGTTCGAAGCCTACGAGCGGGCAAAGGACCGGCTGGCGAAGATGGGCGTCGAGGTCGCACCCTACAGCGGCCGCACCGTGGCTGTTGAGACGGTTCCGGCCGGGTCATTCATGGGCAGGGAGGAGGTGCAGGAGCTGTTCGCCAACCTCGCCAAGGTGAAACCGGGCGATGCCGGATTCGGAACCGAGCTGGCCAAGGTCATTGCCTGCAAGGGCGCGGTGAAGGCTGGCCAGCGGCTGACCACCCCGGAGATGGAGTCAATCATCAACCGGCTCTTCGCCTGCAAAGAGCCGTACTTCTGTCCGCACGGCCGGCCGGCGATTATCAAGATCACGGTTGGAGAGCTGGAACGCAGGTTCGGCAGAACCTAG
- the miaA gene encoding tRNA (adenosine(37)-N6)-dimethylallyltransferase MiaA, with product MTSADRLDGRTQLKVLVLCGPTGVGKTEVAVELARKYKLEIISADSRQVYSWLDIGTAKPSPELRREVGIHMVDMVEPNRVYSAADFARDALVVMRHLRRDGKRFTVVGGAGMYLKALFEPFFEAPKPDPVLRQRLEAESSFLLHDRLKQIDPERAAKLHPNDRQRVIRALEVYESTNKTMTELSRATRPKTEFEPVYVVLTMERETLRQRLDERFDTMMRTGLLDEVRRLRESGFGRDTYVANAYGYAELLRHLEGELVLERAVAEAKAKTRAYAKRQMTWFRSLKDACWFECKDTADAVRLVGPLLQQVLAEH from the coding sequence ATGACCAGCGCAGACAGGCTTGACGGCAGGACCCAGCTCAAGGTTCTTGTGCTATGTGGTCCTACCGGCGTCGGCAAGACCGAGGTCGCGGTTGAGTTGGCGCGGAAGTACAAGCTCGAGATCATCTCGGCTGATTCGCGTCAAGTCTACTCCTGGCTCGACATCGGCACAGCCAAGCCGAGTCCTGAACTGCGCCGAGAAGTCGGCATTCATATGGTCGATATGGTCGAGCCGAACCGAGTCTACTCGGCCGCTGATTTCGCTCGCGATGCCCTGGTAGTGATGAGACATCTGCGGCGGGACGGGAAGCGGTTCACTGTCGTTGGAGGCGCCGGCATGTATCTGAAGGCGCTGTTCGAGCCTTTCTTCGAGGCACCGAAGCCCGACCCGGTGCTGCGGCAGCGGCTGGAGGCCGAATCGTCATTCCTGCTACACGACCGTCTGAAGCAGATCGACCCGGAGCGGGCGGCCAAGCTGCATCCGAACGATCGGCAGCGCGTAATCAGGGCGCTGGAGGTATACGAGTCCACCAACAAGACCATGACCGAACTCAGCAGGGCGACAAGACCCAAAACTGAGTTCGAGCCGGTCTACGTTGTTCTGACCATGGAGCGTGAAACGCTGCGCCAGCGGCTGGACGAGCGGTTCGATACGATGATGCGCACGGGCTTGCTGGATGAGGTCCGCCGTTTGCGCGAGTCGGGCTTCGGCCGGGATACCTACGTGGCCAATGCCTACGGCTACGCTGAGTTGTTGCGGCACTTGGAGGGAGAGCTGGTCTTGGAGCGGGCGGTGGCCGAAGCCAAGGCCAAGACCCGGGCCTATGCCAAGCGTCAGATGACATGGTTCCGTTCGCTCAAGGACGCGTGTTGGTTCGAGTGCAAGGATACCGCCGATGCTGTGCGTCTGGTAGGGCCGTTGCTGCAGCAGGTGCTCGCGGAGCACTAG